A section of the Malus sylvestris chromosome 17, drMalSylv7.2, whole genome shotgun sequence genome encodes:
- the LOC126611615 gene encoding uncharacterized protein LOC126611615 isoform X34: MAVDVAEFQWRKFLSSLRDAESELSGSISITYFRTIKNLISSFKSIKNRAREIDIMPRSPYDYSEIIDFLYKLNDVLAECRIFAKECKELNKKLLLFNPFGFYFIQKMNNRLDGLRKELESLGDARGLDNDVGDCWAEEVEPPPCPVVDGFDEQVVYGFDELAEKVEDLLCREGSTGNGFTTIGVVGIAGVGKTTLVHKVLKRERVKGKFNPIIWLPFSGMREEEEQFSRFSFETCILDHLGKTLDGRIVDLGKILERLNQLFSGKRYLIVLDDVQRRHINIEDRLWRGLPKGSGGAVIVTSRLTEVARKVVEKRDLIYVEPLDKEICWSIFEETMENNKEVLNISLHKTLSKIENEIKDQCHGLPLAAKALAGIIPEQIREIESKRFLKQMYIPDELLKHDLVGEPSVDIPSCPVLVFVDIKDEKLGVQLYNEFCYRLNKKQVLAVLEEDSDSKGPIKVEDPESVLKEVYGALHKSKKFEFADYIQKRMRIIIVGGDDVVNRILGVICDLKLPESPSIVPISHGTENNIPLSFGWKVPKVDRQSVTSFLDQVQAAQQIKTDSWHILIKMKSIQSSTDLKEIPHFFHVFRPVRKGATETEVHKGDTETEVHKGDTETEVHKGARETEVHKGARETEVHKGDTETEVDEGDTETKVHKGATETEVHKGATETEVHKGATETKVHKGATETEDNLELSGGFWSYFSLGVDAPRSCGGYWSTARSLKSLVNVEVIRHGRLEPLKIPSGIKSIVCLNLPSDLGGSSNMNKDRKNMKPSVINDGQLEIVGLKEVLLAQNERIYLDQVQEIRFEFKGAAESVKMRIDGSPLKQLPPGIIDIKISRHSQVNILGNGDCAAKRGFSDSSEPRASGTDDSSNAKDKSTEESSNAKDKSTEASSSAKDKSTEESSSAKDKSTEASSNAQDSYKGRKKFGSADTFKYSETEDNSNAKDKSTEESSNAQDSSKAHKKFGSAGTFKMP, encoded by the exons ATGGCAGTGGACGTTGCAGAATTTCAATGGAGAAAGTTCTTGAGCTCGCTTCGAGACGCCGAGTCGGAATTATCAGGTTCAATTTCCATCACCTACTTCAGAACAATAAAAAATCTCATCTCTTCCTTCAAGTCGATCAAAAATCGGGCCAGAGAGATAGATATAATGCCCCGCAGTCCTTACGACTACTCTGAAATCATCGATTTTCTCTACAAACTCAACGACGTTTTGGCCGAGTGCCGAATCTTCGCAAAGGAATGCAAGGAGCTCAACAAGAAGCTCTTACTCTTCAACCCTTTTGGATTTTACTTCATCCAGAAGATGAATAATAGACTGGATGGATTGAGGAAGGAGCTGGAGAGTTTGGGGGACGCCCGGGGGCTGGACAATGACGTCGGAGATTGTTGGGCGGAGGAGGTGGAACCGCCACCTTGTCCAGTCGTTGATGGGTTTGATGAGCAGGTTGTTTATGGGTTTGATGAGCTGGCAGAAAAAGTTGAGGACTTGCTGTGTAGGGAGGGCTCTACCGGAAATGGGTTTACGACAATTGGGGTGGTGGGGATTGCTGGTGTGGGTAAGACCACCCTGGTGCACAAGGTTTTGAAAAGGGAGAGAGTAAAGGGTAAGTTTAATCCTATAATTTGGTTACCCTTTTCGGGTATGAGGGAAGAGGAAGAACAGTTTAGTAGGTTTAGCTTTGAGACGTGCATTCTCGATCATTTGGGCAAAACTCTGGATGGGAGGATTGTTGACCTTGGTAAGATCTTGGAAAGGCTCAACCAACTGTTTTCTGGTAAGAGGTATCTGATTGTGTTGGATGATGTGCAGCGGCGCCACATTAACATTGAGGATCGCTTATGGCGCGGATTGCCTAAGGGTAGCGGTGGTGCGGTCATTGTCACTAGTAGGTTAACAGAAGTGGCTCGAAAGGTGGTGGAAAAAAGGGACTTGATTTATGTTGAGCCTTTGGACAAAGAAATTTGCTGGAGCATATTTGAGGAGACTATGGAGAATAACAAAGAAGTTTTAAACATTTCACTTCACAAAACTTTGAGTAAGATTGAGAATGAAATTAAGGATCAATGTCATGGCCTTCCATTGGCTGCTAAGGCGCTTGCAGGAATCATTCCGGAGCAGATTCGTGAGATTGA GTCCAAACGTTTCTTGAAGCAGATGTATATACCTGACGAATTGCTTAAACATGATTTGGTTGGTGAACCTTCTGTCGATATACCAAGCTGCCCAGTTTTAGTGTTTGTTGATATAAAAGATGAAAAACTTGGAGTACAACTCTATAACGAATTTTGCTACCGTCTTAATAAAAAGCAG GTCCTTGCTGTGCTGGAAGAGGACTCTGATTCTAAGGGACCAATAAAGGTAGAGGATCCTGAGAGCGTGCTAAAGGAGGTTTATGGTGCTCTACATAAGAGTAAAAAATTTGAGTTTGCTGATTATATTCAAAAGAGGATGAGAATTATA ATTGTTGGTGGGGATGACGTGGTTAACCGGATTCTTGGAGTTATTTGTGATTTGAAATTACCAGAGTCGCCCTCCATTGTGCCGATATCACATGGGACTGAAAATAACATCCCACTTTCGTTTGGATGG AAGGTGCCTAAAGTTGATCGTCAATCAGTGACATCATTCCTGGATCAAGTACAAGCGGCACAACAGATAAAAACTGACAG CTGGCATATTCTCATTAAGATGAAATCTATTCAAAGTTCTACAGATCTTAAAGAAATACCACACTTTTTTCATGTATTTCGTCCTGTTCGCAAAGGGGCTACAGAAACTGAGGTTCACAAAGGGGATACAGAAACTGAGGTTCACAAAGGGGATACAGAAACTGAG GTTCACAAAGGGGCGAGAGAAACTGAG GTTCACAAAGGGGCGAGAGAAACTGAGGTTCACAAAGGGGATACAGAAACTGAGGTTGACGAAGGGGATACAGAAACAAAGGTTCACAAAGGGGCGACAGAAACTGAGGTTCACAAAGGGGCTACAGAAACTGAGGTTCATAAAGGGGCTACAGAAACTAAGGTTCACAAGGGGGCTACGGAAACTGAG GATAATCTGGAATTATCAGGAGGATTCTGGAGCTATTTCAGCTTGG GAGTTGATGCTCCAAGATCGTGCGGAGGTTACTGGTCTACTGCAAG GTCCTTAAAATCACTTGTAAACGTTGAGGTTATAAGGCATGGTCGTTTGGAACCACTTAAAATTCCTAGCGG AATCAAGTCAATTGTTTGTCTTAACTTGCCAAGCGATCTTGGGGGATCATCCAATATGAACAAAGATCGAAAA AACATGAAGCCGTCTGTCATAAATGATGGACAGCTTGAAATTGTCGGTTTGAAAGAAGTTTTGCTGGCTCAGAACGAACGTATTTATCTTGATCAG GTACAAGAAATTCGTTTTGAGTTTAAGGGTGCTGCAGAATCTGTAAAGATGAGGATTGATGGATCGCCATTGAAACAACTACCACCTGGGATTATAGATATTAAAATCTCTAGACACTCTCAAGTCAACATTCTTGGCAACGGAGATTGCGCGGCAAAAAGAGGTTTCTCTGACTCATCGGAACCCCGTGCTTCTGGAACCGATGATAGTAGCAATGCGAAAGATAAGTCAACTGAGGAAAGTAGCAATGCGAAAGATAAGTCAACTGAGGCAAGTAGCAGTGCGAAAGATAAGTCAACTGAGGAAAGTAGCAGTGCGAAAGATAAGTCAACTGAGGCAAGTAGCAATGCTCAAGATAGCTATAAAGGACGTAAGAAGTTTGGTTCAGCGGACACTTTCAAATACTCTGAAACCGAGGATAATAGCAATGCGAAAGATAAGTCAACTGAGGAAAGTAGCAATGCTCAAGATAGCTCCAAAGCACATAAGAAGTTTGGTTCCGCAGGCACTTTCAAAATGCCGTAA
- the LOC126611615 gene encoding uncharacterized protein LOC126611615 isoform X3, which produces MAVDVAEFQWRKFLSSLRDAESELSGSISITYFRTIKNLISSFKSIKNRAREIDIMPRSPYDYSEIIDFLYKLNDVLAECRIFAKECKELNKKLLLFNPFGFYFIQKMNNRLDGLRKELESLGDARGLDNDVGDCWAEEVEPPPCPVVDGFDEQVVYGFDELAEKVEDLLCREGSTGNGFTTIGVVGIAGVGKTTLVHKVLKRERVKGKFNPIIWLPFSGMREEEEQFSRFSFETCILDHLGKTLDGRIVDLGKILERLNQLFSGKRYLIVLDDVQRRHINIEDRLWRGLPKGSGGAVIVTSRLTEVARKVVEKRDLIYVEPLDKEICWSIFEETMENNKEVLNISLHKTLSKIENEIKDQCHGLPLAAKALAGIIPEQIREIESKRFLKQMYIPDELLKHDLVGEPSVDIPSCPVLVFVDIKDEKLGVQLYNEFCYRLNKKQVLAVLEEDSDSKGPIKVEDPESVLKEVYGALHKSKKFEFADYIQKRMRIIIVGGDDVVNRILGVICDLKLPESPSIVPISHGTENNIPLSFGWKVPKVDRQSVTSFLDQVQAAQQIKTDSWHILIKMKSIQSSTDLKEIPHFFHVFRPVRKGATETEVHKGDTETEVHKGDTETEVHKGDTETEVHKGATETEVHKGARETEVHKGDTETEVHKGDTETEVHKGDTETAVHKGDTETEVDEGDTETKVHKGATETEVHKGATETEVHKGATETKVHKGATETEDNLELSGGFWSYFSLGVDAPRSCGGYWSTARSLKSLVNVEVIRHGRLEPLKIPSGIKSIVCLNLPSDLGGSSNMNKDRKNMKPSVINDGQLEIVGLKEVLLAQNERIYLDQVQEIRFEFKGAAESVKMRIDGSPLKQLPPGIIDIKISRHSQVNILGNGDCAAKRGFSDSSEPRASGTDDSSNAKDKSTEESSNAKDKSTEASSSAKDKSTEESSSAKDKSTEASSNAQDSYKGRKKFGSADTFKYSETEDNSNAKDKSTEESSNAQDSSKAHKKFGSAGTFKMP; this is translated from the exons ATGGCAGTGGACGTTGCAGAATTTCAATGGAGAAAGTTCTTGAGCTCGCTTCGAGACGCCGAGTCGGAATTATCAGGTTCAATTTCCATCACCTACTTCAGAACAATAAAAAATCTCATCTCTTCCTTCAAGTCGATCAAAAATCGGGCCAGAGAGATAGATATAATGCCCCGCAGTCCTTACGACTACTCTGAAATCATCGATTTTCTCTACAAACTCAACGACGTTTTGGCCGAGTGCCGAATCTTCGCAAAGGAATGCAAGGAGCTCAACAAGAAGCTCTTACTCTTCAACCCTTTTGGATTTTACTTCATCCAGAAGATGAATAATAGACTGGATGGATTGAGGAAGGAGCTGGAGAGTTTGGGGGACGCCCGGGGGCTGGACAATGACGTCGGAGATTGTTGGGCGGAGGAGGTGGAACCGCCACCTTGTCCAGTCGTTGATGGGTTTGATGAGCAGGTTGTTTATGGGTTTGATGAGCTGGCAGAAAAAGTTGAGGACTTGCTGTGTAGGGAGGGCTCTACCGGAAATGGGTTTACGACAATTGGGGTGGTGGGGATTGCTGGTGTGGGTAAGACCACCCTGGTGCACAAGGTTTTGAAAAGGGAGAGAGTAAAGGGTAAGTTTAATCCTATAATTTGGTTACCCTTTTCGGGTATGAGGGAAGAGGAAGAACAGTTTAGTAGGTTTAGCTTTGAGACGTGCATTCTCGATCATTTGGGCAAAACTCTGGATGGGAGGATTGTTGACCTTGGTAAGATCTTGGAAAGGCTCAACCAACTGTTTTCTGGTAAGAGGTATCTGATTGTGTTGGATGATGTGCAGCGGCGCCACATTAACATTGAGGATCGCTTATGGCGCGGATTGCCTAAGGGTAGCGGTGGTGCGGTCATTGTCACTAGTAGGTTAACAGAAGTGGCTCGAAAGGTGGTGGAAAAAAGGGACTTGATTTATGTTGAGCCTTTGGACAAAGAAATTTGCTGGAGCATATTTGAGGAGACTATGGAGAATAACAAAGAAGTTTTAAACATTTCACTTCACAAAACTTTGAGTAAGATTGAGAATGAAATTAAGGATCAATGTCATGGCCTTCCATTGGCTGCTAAGGCGCTTGCAGGAATCATTCCGGAGCAGATTCGTGAGATTGA GTCCAAACGTTTCTTGAAGCAGATGTATATACCTGACGAATTGCTTAAACATGATTTGGTTGGTGAACCTTCTGTCGATATACCAAGCTGCCCAGTTTTAGTGTTTGTTGATATAAAAGATGAAAAACTTGGAGTACAACTCTATAACGAATTTTGCTACCGTCTTAATAAAAAGCAG GTCCTTGCTGTGCTGGAAGAGGACTCTGATTCTAAGGGACCAATAAAGGTAGAGGATCCTGAGAGCGTGCTAAAGGAGGTTTATGGTGCTCTACATAAGAGTAAAAAATTTGAGTTTGCTGATTATATTCAAAAGAGGATGAGAATTATA ATTGTTGGTGGGGATGACGTGGTTAACCGGATTCTTGGAGTTATTTGTGATTTGAAATTACCAGAGTCGCCCTCCATTGTGCCGATATCACATGGGACTGAAAATAACATCCCACTTTCGTTTGGATGG AAGGTGCCTAAAGTTGATCGTCAATCAGTGACATCATTCCTGGATCAAGTACAAGCGGCACAACAGATAAAAACTGACAG CTGGCATATTCTCATTAAGATGAAATCTATTCAAAGTTCTACAGATCTTAAAGAAATACCACACTTTTTTCATGTATTTCGTCCTGTTCGCAAAGGGGCTACAGAAACTGAGGTTCACAAAGGGGATACAGAAACTGAGGTTCACAAAGGGGATACAGAAACTGAGGTTCACAAAGGGGATACAGAAACTGAGGTTCACAAAGGGGCTACTGAAACTGAGGTTCACAAAGGGGCGAGAGAAACTGAGGTTCACAAAGGGGATACAGAGACTGAGGTTCACAAAGGGGACACAGAAACTGAGGTTCACAAAGGGGATACAGAAACTGCG GTTCACAAAGGGGATACAGAAACTGAGGTTGACGAAGGGGATACAGAAACAAAGGTTCACAAAGGGGCGACAGAAACTGAGGTTCACAAAGGGGCTACAGAAACTGAGGTTCATAAAGGGGCTACAGAAACTAAGGTTCACAAGGGGGCTACGGAAACTGAG GATAATCTGGAATTATCAGGAGGATTCTGGAGCTATTTCAGCTTGG GAGTTGATGCTCCAAGATCGTGCGGAGGTTACTGGTCTACTGCAAG GTCCTTAAAATCACTTGTAAACGTTGAGGTTATAAGGCATGGTCGTTTGGAACCACTTAAAATTCCTAGCGG AATCAAGTCAATTGTTTGTCTTAACTTGCCAAGCGATCTTGGGGGATCATCCAATATGAACAAAGATCGAAAA AACATGAAGCCGTCTGTCATAAATGATGGACAGCTTGAAATTGTCGGTTTGAAAGAAGTTTTGCTGGCTCAGAACGAACGTATTTATCTTGATCAG GTACAAGAAATTCGTTTTGAGTTTAAGGGTGCTGCAGAATCTGTAAAGATGAGGATTGATGGATCGCCATTGAAACAACTACCACCTGGGATTATAGATATTAAAATCTCTAGACACTCTCAAGTCAACATTCTTGGCAACGGAGATTGCGCGGCAAAAAGAGGTTTCTCTGACTCATCGGAACCCCGTGCTTCTGGAACCGATGATAGTAGCAATGCGAAAGATAAGTCAACTGAGGAAAGTAGCAATGCGAAAGATAAGTCAACTGAGGCAAGTAGCAGTGCGAAAGATAAGTCAACTGAGGAAAGTAGCAGTGCGAAAGATAAGTCAACTGAGGCAAGTAGCAATGCTCAAGATAGCTATAAAGGACGTAAGAAGTTTGGTTCAGCGGACACTTTCAAATACTCTGAAACCGAGGATAATAGCAATGCGAAAGATAAGTCAACTGAGGAAAGTAGCAATGCTCAAGATAGCTCCAAAGCACATAAGAAGTTTGGTTCCGCAGGCACTTTCAAAATGCCGTAA
- the LOC126611615 gene encoding uncharacterized protein LOC126611615 isoform X1: MAVDVAEFQWRKFLSSLRDAESELSGSISITYFRTIKNLISSFKSIKNRAREIDIMPRSPYDYSEIIDFLYKLNDVLAECRIFAKECKELNKKLLLFNPFGFYFIQKMNNRLDGLRKELESLGDARGLDNDVGDCWAEEVEPPPCPVVDGFDEQVVYGFDELAEKVEDLLCREGSTGNGFTTIGVVGIAGVGKTTLVHKVLKRERVKGKFNPIIWLPFSGMREEEEQFSRFSFETCILDHLGKTLDGRIVDLGKILERLNQLFSGKRYLIVLDDVQRRHINIEDRLWRGLPKGSGGAVIVTSRLTEVARKVVEKRDLIYVEPLDKEICWSIFEETMENNKEVLNISLHKTLSKIENEIKDQCHGLPLAAKALAGIIPEQIREIESKRFLKQMYIPDELLKHDLVGEPSVDIPSCPVLVFVDIKDEKLGVQLYNEFCYRLNKKQVLAVLEEDSDSKGPIKVEDPESVLKEVYGALHKSKKFEFADYIQKRMRIIIVGGDDVVNRILGVICDLKLPESPSIVPISHGTENNIPLSFGWKVPKVDRQSVTSFLDQVQAAQQIKTDSWHILIKMKSIQSSTDLKEIPHFFHVFRPVRKGATETEVHKGDTETEVHKGDTETEVHKGDTETEVHKGATETEVHKGARETEVHKGDTETEVHKGDTETEVHKGDTETAVHKGATETEVHKGARETEVHKGDTETEVDEGDTETKVHKGATETEVHKGATETEVHKGATETKVHKGATETEDNLELSGGFWSYFSLGVDAPRSCGGYWSTARSLKSLVNVEVIRHGRLEPLKIPSGIKSIVCLNLPSDLGGSSNMNKDRKNMKPSVINDGQLEIVGLKEVLLAQNERIYLDQVQEIRFEFKGAAESVKMRIDGSPLKQLPPGIIDIKISRHSQVNILGNGDCAAKRGFSDSSEPRASGTDDSSNAKDKSTEESSNAKDKSTEASSSAKDKSTEESSSAKDKSTEASSNAQDSYKGRKKFGSADTFKYSETEDNSNAKDKSTEESSNAQDSSKAHKKFGSAGTFKMP, encoded by the exons ATGGCAGTGGACGTTGCAGAATTTCAATGGAGAAAGTTCTTGAGCTCGCTTCGAGACGCCGAGTCGGAATTATCAGGTTCAATTTCCATCACCTACTTCAGAACAATAAAAAATCTCATCTCTTCCTTCAAGTCGATCAAAAATCGGGCCAGAGAGATAGATATAATGCCCCGCAGTCCTTACGACTACTCTGAAATCATCGATTTTCTCTACAAACTCAACGACGTTTTGGCCGAGTGCCGAATCTTCGCAAAGGAATGCAAGGAGCTCAACAAGAAGCTCTTACTCTTCAACCCTTTTGGATTTTACTTCATCCAGAAGATGAATAATAGACTGGATGGATTGAGGAAGGAGCTGGAGAGTTTGGGGGACGCCCGGGGGCTGGACAATGACGTCGGAGATTGTTGGGCGGAGGAGGTGGAACCGCCACCTTGTCCAGTCGTTGATGGGTTTGATGAGCAGGTTGTTTATGGGTTTGATGAGCTGGCAGAAAAAGTTGAGGACTTGCTGTGTAGGGAGGGCTCTACCGGAAATGGGTTTACGACAATTGGGGTGGTGGGGATTGCTGGTGTGGGTAAGACCACCCTGGTGCACAAGGTTTTGAAAAGGGAGAGAGTAAAGGGTAAGTTTAATCCTATAATTTGGTTACCCTTTTCGGGTATGAGGGAAGAGGAAGAACAGTTTAGTAGGTTTAGCTTTGAGACGTGCATTCTCGATCATTTGGGCAAAACTCTGGATGGGAGGATTGTTGACCTTGGTAAGATCTTGGAAAGGCTCAACCAACTGTTTTCTGGTAAGAGGTATCTGATTGTGTTGGATGATGTGCAGCGGCGCCACATTAACATTGAGGATCGCTTATGGCGCGGATTGCCTAAGGGTAGCGGTGGTGCGGTCATTGTCACTAGTAGGTTAACAGAAGTGGCTCGAAAGGTGGTGGAAAAAAGGGACTTGATTTATGTTGAGCCTTTGGACAAAGAAATTTGCTGGAGCATATTTGAGGAGACTATGGAGAATAACAAAGAAGTTTTAAACATTTCACTTCACAAAACTTTGAGTAAGATTGAGAATGAAATTAAGGATCAATGTCATGGCCTTCCATTGGCTGCTAAGGCGCTTGCAGGAATCATTCCGGAGCAGATTCGTGAGATTGA GTCCAAACGTTTCTTGAAGCAGATGTATATACCTGACGAATTGCTTAAACATGATTTGGTTGGTGAACCTTCTGTCGATATACCAAGCTGCCCAGTTTTAGTGTTTGTTGATATAAAAGATGAAAAACTTGGAGTACAACTCTATAACGAATTTTGCTACCGTCTTAATAAAAAGCAG GTCCTTGCTGTGCTGGAAGAGGACTCTGATTCTAAGGGACCAATAAAGGTAGAGGATCCTGAGAGCGTGCTAAAGGAGGTTTATGGTGCTCTACATAAGAGTAAAAAATTTGAGTTTGCTGATTATATTCAAAAGAGGATGAGAATTATA ATTGTTGGTGGGGATGACGTGGTTAACCGGATTCTTGGAGTTATTTGTGATTTGAAATTACCAGAGTCGCCCTCCATTGTGCCGATATCACATGGGACTGAAAATAACATCCCACTTTCGTTTGGATGG AAGGTGCCTAAAGTTGATCGTCAATCAGTGACATCATTCCTGGATCAAGTACAAGCGGCACAACAGATAAAAACTGACAG CTGGCATATTCTCATTAAGATGAAATCTATTCAAAGTTCTACAGATCTTAAAGAAATACCACACTTTTTTCATGTATTTCGTCCTGTTCGCAAAGGGGCTACAGAAACTGAGGTTCACAAAGGGGATACAGAAACTGAGGTTCACAAAGGGGATACAGAAACTGAGGTTCACAAAGGGGATACAGAAACTGAGGTTCACAAAGGGGCTACTGAAACTGAGGTTCACAAAGGGGCGAGAGAAACTGAGGTTCACAAAGGGGATACAGAGACTGAGGTTCACAAAGGGGACACAGAAACTGAGGTTCACAAAGGGGATACAGAAACTGCGGTTCACAAAGGGGCTACTGAAACTGAGGTTCACAAAGGGGCGAGAGAAACTGAGGTTCACAAAGGGGATACAGAAACTGAGGTTGACGAAGGGGATACAGAAACAAAGGTTCACAAAGGGGCGACAGAAACTGAGGTTCACAAAGGGGCTACAGAAACTGAGGTTCATAAAGGGGCTACAGAAACTAAGGTTCACAAGGGGGCTACGGAAACTGAG GATAATCTGGAATTATCAGGAGGATTCTGGAGCTATTTCAGCTTGG GAGTTGATGCTCCAAGATCGTGCGGAGGTTACTGGTCTACTGCAAG GTCCTTAAAATCACTTGTAAACGTTGAGGTTATAAGGCATGGTCGTTTGGAACCACTTAAAATTCCTAGCGG AATCAAGTCAATTGTTTGTCTTAACTTGCCAAGCGATCTTGGGGGATCATCCAATATGAACAAAGATCGAAAA AACATGAAGCCGTCTGTCATAAATGATGGACAGCTTGAAATTGTCGGTTTGAAAGAAGTTTTGCTGGCTCAGAACGAACGTATTTATCTTGATCAG GTACAAGAAATTCGTTTTGAGTTTAAGGGTGCTGCAGAATCTGTAAAGATGAGGATTGATGGATCGCCATTGAAACAACTACCACCTGGGATTATAGATATTAAAATCTCTAGACACTCTCAAGTCAACATTCTTGGCAACGGAGATTGCGCGGCAAAAAGAGGTTTCTCTGACTCATCGGAACCCCGTGCTTCTGGAACCGATGATAGTAGCAATGCGAAAGATAAGTCAACTGAGGAAAGTAGCAATGCGAAAGATAAGTCAACTGAGGCAAGTAGCAGTGCGAAAGATAAGTCAACTGAGGAAAGTAGCAGTGCGAAAGATAAGTCAACTGAGGCAAGTAGCAATGCTCAAGATAGCTATAAAGGACGTAAGAAGTTTGGTTCAGCGGACACTTTCAAATACTCTGAAACCGAGGATAATAGCAATGCGAAAGATAAGTCAACTGAGGAAAGTAGCAATGCTCAAGATAGCTCCAAAGCACATAAGAAGTTTGGTTCCGCAGGCACTTTCAAAATGCCGTAA